A stretch of the Vidua chalybeata isolate OUT-0048 chromosome Z, bVidCha1 merged haplotype, whole genome shotgun sequence genome encodes the following:
- the ISCA1 gene encoding iron-sulfur cluster assembly 1 homolog, mitochondrial, with protein sequence MASSVVRATVRAVSKRRIQATRAALTLTPSAVQKIKELLKDKPDHVGVKVGVRTRGCNGLSYTLEYTKSKGDSDEEVVQDGVRVFIEKKAQLTLLGTEMDYVEDKLSSEFVFNNPNIKGTCGCGESFNI encoded by the exons ATGGCCTCGTCCGTGGTGCGCGCCACGGTGCGCGCCGTCAGCAAGCGCAGGATCCAGGCGACCCGCGCCGCCCTCACGCTG aCCCCTTCTGCTGTCCAGAAGATAAAAGAGCTTCTAAAAGATAAACCTGACCAT gtAGGTGTGAAAGTAGGTGTTCGTACAAGGGGATGCAATGGACTTTCTTACACATTAGAATATACAAAATCGAAAGGAGACTCTGATGAAGAAGTAGTTCAAGATG GGGTTAGAGTGTTTATTGAAAAGAAGGCACAGCTGACACTTCTAGGAACTGAAATGGACTATGTAGAAGACAAACTGTCCAGTGAATTTGTCTTCAATAATCCAAACATCAAAGGAACGTGTGGCTGTGGAGAAAGCTTTAACATCTGA